In Fimbriimonadaceae bacterium, the following proteins share a genomic window:
- a CDS encoding Glu/Leu/Phe/Val dehydrogenase produces the protein MNLNAFAIAQAQLDEAARLLNLDPDLHELLRQPMSEHHVRIPVRMDDGRVRIFSGYRVQYNNARGPCKGGIRFHPDETVDTVRALAAWMTWKTALVDIPLGGGKGGVICNPKELSVGELERLSRGYMRKIGHLVGPPLDIPAPDVNTTPQIMAWMLDEYEAMVGRHAAGVITGKPLNMGGSEGRDDATARGGMFTLREAARQLELDLARATVAIQGYGNAGMHAHRLVGEMFGSKVVAVSDSRGGIYRREGLDPAAVVRHKKQTGSVVGLPGTEPITNEALLELEVEVLLPSALENVITHVNAANIRAKIVGELANGPTTPEADVILHENNVMVIPDFLCNAGGVTVSFFEQVQNANLDHWKLAYVHERLDETMTRAFHEVFDMRRERNVHSRSAAYLVAVNRVAEACRTRGWAADVQSMPTATEVAVPVR, from the coding sequence ATGAACTTGAATGCATTTGCGATTGCGCAAGCCCAACTCGATGAGGCGGCGCGCCTCCTCAACTTGGATCCCGATCTTCACGAGCTGCTCCGACAGCCCATGTCCGAGCATCACGTGAGGATTCCCGTTCGTATGGACGACGGGCGCGTGAGGATCTTCAGCGGCTACCGGGTGCAGTACAACAACGCCCGCGGGCCCTGCAAGGGCGGCATCCGCTTCCACCCGGACGAGACGGTCGACACGGTCCGCGCCTTGGCGGCGTGGATGACGTGGAAGACCGCTCTGGTGGACATCCCTCTGGGCGGCGGCAAGGGGGGCGTGATCTGCAATCCCAAAGAGCTGAGCGTCGGGGAGTTGGAACGGCTGTCGCGCGGCTACATGCGCAAGATCGGCCACCTCGTCGGCCCGCCTCTCGACATTCCCGCACCGGACGTGAACACGACCCCTCAGATCATGGCGTGGATGCTCGACGAGTACGAAGCCATGGTCGGTCGCCATGCGGCCGGCGTCATCACCGGCAAACCTCTCAACATGGGCGGTTCCGAGGGTCGCGACGACGCCACGGCGCGCGGCGGCATGTTTACGCTCCGCGAGGCGGCTCGCCAGCTTGAGTTGGACCTTGCCCGCGCGACGGTCGCCATTCAAGGCTACGGCAACGCCGGCATGCACGCGCACCGGCTCGTCGGCGAGATGTTCGGGTCCAAGGTCGTTGCCGTGAGCGACTCCAGGGGCGGCATCTACCGGCGCGAGGGGTTGGACCCTGCGGCCGTCGTCCGCCACAAGAAACAGACCGGCAGCGTCGTGGGTCTGCCCGGGACCGAACCGATCACCAACGAGGCCTTGCTCGAGTTGGAGGTCGAAGTGCTCCTTCCGAGCGCGCTCGAGAACGTGATCACCCACGTCAACGCCGCCAACATCCGCGCCAAGATCGTGGGCGAGCTCGCCAACGGGCCCACCACGCCGGAAGCCGATGTGATCCTGCACGAGAACAACGTGATGGTGATCCCCGACTTCCTCTGCAACGCGGGCGGCGTGACCGTGAGTTTCTTCGAGCAGGTGCAGAACGCCAACCTCGACCACTGGAAGCTCGCCTACGTGCACGAGCGCCTCGACGAGACGATGACGCGCGCCTTCCACGAGGTGTTCGACATGCGGCGCGAGAGGAACGTGCACAGCCGATCCGCGGCGTACCTCGTCGCGGTGAACCGCGTGGCCGAGGCGTGCCGAACGCGCGGCTGGGCGGCGGACGTTCAGTCGATGCCGACCGCCACCGAGGTCGCGGTGCCTGTGAGGTGA
- a CDS encoding Gfo/Idh/MocA family oxidoreductase, whose product MDKRITLAIVGCGARGNGFSKWAAELPDQAEVVAIAEPRERQRALLAERHRLPQEACFSDWQSLVESPRLADAAIDATPDREHHASSIALMKLGYHLLLEKPMATTLEHCREIDRVRAETGRIACVCHSLRYQQTYARIKELLADGAIGRVMSIDQLEAVEHIHMSHSFVRGNWSNEARSTFMLLAKSCHDVDILAHLAGAPCVRASSFGSLSFFTAANAPVGAPARCLDGCPAEAECPYHAMKIYGDPERIGWGHHVGFAELSYEERLEALRTGPYGRCVFHCDNDVVDHQVLALEFEGGTTATFTMTAFTPFAGRYLRVHGTHGYLASDVDKNTIDLYRTWGGAHHERIELPPPDGSHGGGDDNVMSRFVEAVRLEDPSRVLTPTDESLRTHAIAFAGERSRRERRVVEIEDHSTAPCPSEPKVPRE is encoded by the coding sequence ATGGACAAGCGCATCACCTTGGCGATCGTCGGCTGCGGAGCACGGGGCAACGGGTTCTCGAAGTGGGCCGCGGAACTCCCCGACCAGGCCGAGGTCGTCGCCATCGCCGAGCCTCGCGAGCGGCAACGGGCCCTCCTGGCCGAGCGGCATCGGTTGCCGCAGGAGGCTTGTTTCTCGGATTGGCAATCCCTCGTCGAGAGCCCGAGGCTGGCCGATGCCGCGATCGACGCGACGCCCGATCGAGAGCATCACGCGTCCTCGATCGCGCTGATGAAGTTGGGTTACCACCTGCTGCTGGAGAAGCCGATGGCCACGACGCTCGAGCACTGCCGCGAGATCGATCGGGTGCGCGCCGAGACCGGACGCATCGCCTGCGTTTGCCACTCGCTGCGCTACCAACAGACCTACGCCCGCATCAAGGAGCTGCTCGCGGACGGCGCCATCGGACGGGTGATGTCGATCGATCAACTGGAGGCGGTGGAGCACATCCACATGTCCCACTCCTTTGTGCGCGGAAACTGGTCGAACGAAGCGCGCAGCACGTTCATGCTCCTGGCCAAGAGCTGCCACGACGTGGACATTCTCGCCCACCTCGCCGGGGCGCCTTGCGTGCGGGCCAGCTCCTTCGGATCGCTCTCGTTCTTCACGGCCGCGAACGCGCCCGTAGGGGCGCCCGCCCGGTGCCTGGACGGGTGTCCCGCCGAGGCCGAGTGCCCGTACCACGCCATGAAGATCTACGGAGATCCCGAGCGGATCGGTTGGGGCCACCACGTCGGTTTCGCCGAGCTCTCCTACGAGGAAAGGTTGGAGGCCCTTCGCACCGGTCCTTACGGGCGGTGCGTGTTCCATTGCGATAACGACGTGGTGGACCATCAGGTGCTCGCGCTCGAGTTCGAGGGCGGGACGACCGCCACGTTCACCATGACCGCGTTCACGCCGTTCGCCGGCCGGTATCTGCGCGTCCACGGCACCCACGGCTACCTCGCTTCTGACGTGGACAAGAACACGATCGACCTCTACCGGACGTGGGGAGGGGCCCACCACGAGCGCATCGAGCTACCGCCGCCCGACGGCTCCCACGGGGGAGGCGATGACAACGTGATGTCCCGCTTTGTGGAAGCCGTGCGTCTGGAGGATCCCTCCCGAGTGCTCACGCCCACGGACGAGTCGCTGCGCACCCACGCCATCGCGTTCGCGGGCGAGCGTTCGCGCCGCGAGCGCAGGGTCGTGGAGATCGAGGACCACTCTACGGCACCTTGCCCCTCGGAGCCCAAGGTGCCCCGTGAGTAG
- a CDS encoding tRNA-binding protein: MKTIQWKEFEAVELCAGTIVRVENFPEARQPAYKLWVDFGPHGIKQSSAQVTVLYAKAELINRQVIGVLNFPPKMIGGFESQVLLTGFEREPGVVVLAQPERTVPNGAKLF; encoded by the coding sequence GTGAAGACGATCCAGTGGAAAGAGTTCGAGGCCGTGGAGTTGTGCGCGGGCACCATCGTGCGAGTGGAGAACTTCCCAGAGGCCCGGCAACCCGCCTACAAACTCTGGGTCGACTTCGGTCCCCACGGGATCAAGCAGTCGAGCGCCCAGGTGACGGTCCTTTACGCGAAGGCCGAGCTGATCAATCGCCAGGTCATCGGCGTGCTCAACTTCCCGCCCAAGATGATCGGCGGATTCGAATCTCAAGTGCTGCTTACGGGCTTCGAGCGCGAACCGGGTGTCGTCGTGCTCGCGCAGCCGGAACGCACCGTGCCCAACGGCGCAAAGCTCTTCTAA
- a CDS encoding PEP-CTERM sorting domain-containing protein, with product MNRLAVLAVIGVVAGANAQVITQSATQNIVSGNSVSCNNQVAHTDNWYARGFVLSEHSIAGPWAVSQVEFAVEEARSVNSTLPVEVRLYDGFTVSGSVLTMGSLMGTFATNVPVGSAYFHQVAVSGTVNSGLLGVEIFTPDGTTNSDLMWIGSNPDGQTHASYLRADDCGITSLTDIAAIGFPGMHIVMNVTGAPVPEPASMLALATGAIALIRRRRSSK from the coding sequence ATGAATCGATTGGCCGTCTTGGCCGTAATTGGGGTAGTGGCCGGCGCGAATGCGCAGGTCATCACGCAGAGCGCGACGCAGAACATCGTGTCGGGCAACAGTGTCTCGTGCAACAACCAGGTCGCCCATACCGATAACTGGTACGCCCGCGGCTTCGTCCTTTCCGAGCACTCGATCGCCGGTCCTTGGGCCGTGTCCCAGGTCGAGTTCGCGGTGGAAGAGGCTCGAAGCGTCAACTCGACGCTTCCGGTGGAAGTTCGTCTCTACGACGGATTCACCGTCTCGGGTTCGGTCTTGACGATGGGCAGCCTGATGGGCACGTTCGCAACGAACGTCCCGGTCGGCAGCGCGTACTTCCATCAGGTCGCCGTCTCCGGCACCGTGAACTCGGGCCTGCTGGGCGTTGAGATCTTCACGCCGGACGGAACGACGAACAGCGATCTCATGTGGATCGGTTCGAACCCTGACGGGCAGACCCACGCGAGCTACCTTCGCGCCGACGACTGTGGCATCACGAGTCTGACCGACATCGCTGCCATCGGTTTCCCCGGCATGCACATCGTCATGAACGTGACGGGTGCTCCGGTTCCCGAGCCTGCGTCGATGCTCGCGCTCGCCACCGGTGCGATCGCCCTCATTCGACGTCGCCGAAGCAGCAAGTAA
- a CDS encoding iron-sulfur cluster assembly accessory protein translates to MSTSFPVTLTDGALAQVRRLLAKDGRPDAFLRVGIKGGGCSGLEYVLKIDTRRTPFDQEARFGDILVVCDAKSAVYLQGSTLEYTGNLIGGGFQFDNPNAARSCGCGTSFTLKGKGH, encoded by the coding sequence GTGAGCACATCCTTTCCCGTCACCCTGACCGATGGGGCTCTGGCCCAGGTGCGGCGGCTCCTCGCCAAGGACGGGCGCCCGGACGCCTTCCTCAGGGTCGGAATCAAAGGGGGCGGCTGCTCGGGCTTGGAGTACGTGTTGAAGATCGACACGCGCCGCACCCCCTTCGACCAGGAGGCGCGCTTTGGCGACATCCTCGTCGTGTGCGATGCGAAGTCGGCGGTTTATCTCCAAGGCTCGACTCTGGAGTACACGGGCAACCTCATCGGCGGGGGTTTCCAGTTCGACAACCCCAACGCCGCCCGTTCGTGCGGTTGCGGCACCAGCTTTACCCTGAAAGGGAAAGGGCACTAA
- a CDS encoding Rrf2 family transcriptional regulator, translating into MKFSAQEEYGLRCLMAIGRSASESTTIAEIARDEGLTEPYVAKLVSALRKEGFLRSIRGQSGGYALERDASQIVIADVLNALGGRLYEPGFCDRHSGLEDACTHTDDCALRPLWRRVQFAVDRVLHGITLADLLAGELDKTEPIRLASGGTT; encoded by the coding sequence ATGAAGTTCAGCGCGCAAGAAGAGTACGGGCTTCGATGCCTGATGGCCATCGGGCGCAGCGCGTCGGAGAGTACGACGATCGCCGAGATCGCTCGGGACGAGGGTCTGACCGAGCCGTACGTGGCCAAGCTGGTCTCCGCCCTGCGCAAGGAGGGGTTCTTGCGCAGCATTCGGGGGCAAAGCGGCGGGTATGCGCTGGAGCGGGACGCTTCGCAGATCGTCATCGCGGACGTCTTGAACGCGCTTGGCGGCAGATTGTACGAGCCGGGTTTCTGCGACCGCCACTCGGGCTTGGAGGACGCGTGCACCCACACCGACGACTGCGCGTTGCGCCCCCTGTGGCGACGCGTGCAGTTCGCGGTGGATCGCGTGCTGCACGGCATCACCCTCGCCGACCTGCTCGCCGGAGAGTTGGACAAGACCGAGCCGATCCGTTTGGCTTCGGGAGGAACGACGTGA
- a CDS encoding SUF system Fe-S cluster assembly protein, protein MSLNPIERSLLKNEVIECLREVYDPELPINIYDLGLIYELEVDEEARVRIVMTLTSPMCPVAESLPGEVEEAARQVPGVARVDLELTWDPPFSIEMMSEEARLTLGLI, encoded by the coding sequence ATGAGTTTGAATCCCATCGAGCGTTCGCTCCTCAAGAACGAGGTGATCGAGTGTCTCCGCGAAGTGTACGACCCGGAGCTTCCGATCAACATCTACGACCTCGGCCTGATCTACGAATTGGAGGTCGACGAAGAGGCGCGGGTGCGCATCGTGATGACCCTTACCTCGCCCATGTGCCCCGTGGCGGAATCGTTGCCGGGAGAGGTCGAAGAGGCCGCCCGCCAGGTTCCCGGCGTTGCTCGAGTGGACCTCGAGCTGACGTGGGACCCGCCGTTCTCGATCGAGATGATGTCGGAGGAGGCCCGGTTGACGCTGGGGTTGATATGA
- a CDS encoding SUF system NifU family Fe-S cluster assembly protein, translating into MDSELRELYQDVILDHNKNPRNVGTLEHADHHANGNNPLCGDKVRITIEMEADRIRDIQFAGVGCAISTASASMMTEVVKGKTVAEIDALVDKVHRLLTIEGEDPAFSDAEESLAALTGVREFPMRVKCATLPWHTLKAALHGGEEVNTEDEG; encoded by the coding sequence ATGGACTCTGAACTTCGCGAACTGTATCAGGATGTGATCCTCGATCACAATAAGAACCCGCGCAACGTGGGAACCCTAGAGCATGCCGACCACCACGCCAACGGCAACAATCCACTGTGCGGCGACAAGGTCCGCATCACGATCGAGATGGAGGCGGACCGCATCCGCGACATCCAGTTCGCAGGCGTCGGGTGCGCCATCTCGACGGCGTCGGCCTCGATGATGACCGAGGTGGTCAAGGGGAAGACGGTCGCGGAGATCGACGCGCTGGTCGACAAGGTGCACCGCTTGCTCACGATCGAAGGGGAGGACCCCGCGTTTTCGGATGCGGAGGAGTCTTTGGCGGCCCTCACCGGCGTGCGCGAGTTTCCAATGCGCGTGAAGTGCGCGACCCTGCCTTGGCACACCCTCAAGGCCGCGCTGCACGGTGGCGAAGAAGTGAACACGGAGGACGAGGGATGA
- a CDS encoding cysteine desulfurase yields the protein MIKTEATMIDTEKVRAEFPILSQSIHGHPLVYLDSAASAQQPRAVLDAVAHYETTSHANVHRSVHTLGARATQAYEHARSVARSFLGAKDAEVVFTKGCTEALNLVAHGLAEGWLREGDEILLTELEHHSNIVPWQMAAARSGAVVRVVPIDERGDLDLSAFDRLLGERTRVLALGHVSNALGTVNPVSAMAARAKQAGAVVVVDGAQGAPHLKVNFAELGVDFYTISGHKMYGPTGIGALVGTREWLDRLPAYQGGGDMIHSVSFAKTTYAKPPAKFEAGTPNISGAVGLAAAMEFIEGLGYDALRASEDALVRDAVEALADLDGVTVLGAPKERCGVVSFLVEGVHPHDVGTVLDTEGVAVRAGHHCAQPLMERLGVAATVRASFGAYNGPDDVDRLVEALGKVRRLFG from the coding sequence ATGATCAAGACCGAGGCCACGATGATCGACACGGAGAAGGTTCGGGCGGAGTTTCCGATCCTGAGCCAGTCGATCCACGGACACCCCCTCGTGTACCTCGACAGCGCCGCCAGCGCCCAACAACCGCGCGCGGTGCTTGATGCGGTAGCCCATTACGAAACGACCAGCCACGCCAACGTGCACCGCAGCGTCCACACCCTGGGCGCGCGCGCGACCCAGGCGTACGAACACGCGCGGTCGGTGGCGCGTTCGTTCCTGGGAGCCAAGGATGCGGAAGTCGTGTTCACCAAGGGCTGCACCGAAGCCCTGAATCTCGTGGCGCACGGACTCGCGGAGGGCTGGTTGCGCGAAGGCGACGAGATCCTGCTCACGGAACTGGAGCACCACTCGAACATCGTGCCCTGGCAAATGGCCGCCGCGCGTTCGGGCGCCGTCGTGCGCGTGGTCCCCATCGACGAGCGCGGCGATCTCGATCTAAGTGCCTTCGACAGGCTCCTCGGCGAGCGCACGCGCGTGCTCGCACTCGGGCACGTCTCCAACGCCTTGGGGACGGTGAACCCGGTATCCGCCATGGCCGCGCGGGCCAAGCAGGCAGGTGCGGTGGTGGTGGTGGACGGCGCCCAAGGGGCGCCCCACCTGAAAGTGAACTTCGCCGAGCTGGGCGTCGATTTCTACACGATTTCAGGCCATAAGATGTACGGACCGACAGGAATCGGCGCCCTGGTCGGCACCCGGGAGTGGCTGGACCGGCTTCCGGCCTACCAGGGGGGCGGCGACATGATCCACTCGGTGTCGTTCGCCAAGACCACCTACGCCAAGCCGCCGGCCAAGTTCGAGGCGGGCACGCCGAACATCTCGGGCGCCGTCGGGCTCGCTGCCGCCATGGAGTTCATCGAGGGGCTGGGATACGACGCCCTTCGGGCCAGCGAAGACGCGCTCGTGCGCGATGCCGTGGAAGCCCTCGCCGATCTCGACGGCGTGACCGTTTTGGGGGCGCCGAAGGAACGTTGCGGCGTCGTCTCGTTCCTTGTCGAGGGCGTGCACCCGCACGACGTGGGAACCGTGCTGGACACCGAGGGCGTCGCCGTGCGCGCGGGCCACCATTGCGCGCAGCCGTTGATGGAGCGTTTGGGCGTGGCCGCCACGGTGCGCGCGTCCTTCGGGGCGTACAACGGGCCGGACGACGTCGATCGGCTCGTCGAGGCGTTGGGAAAAGTGAGGCGGCTGTTTGGCTGA
- the sufD gene encoding Fe-S cluster assembly protein SufD, translating to MGNDLLERTPTLLGSLQERVQALLDDSPEWLARLRRAGADTHAALGIPTTKHEEWKYTSVRGLVEAGPWSPAPQGSVTQAQLQPWTFPGLEQTLVVLVNGRYAPQLSRLGGEAAVDVQPLIDAVGDTPELATKVDAATDVANHTFAGLNSALFEGGTFLRIRKNQRAARPIHVLHVATEGGASFPRLLVVSEEGSDASLIESYASVGEAAGFTDAVTEVYVASNAHLEHIKVQRENAESFHIALTGVRQAPDSAYNGYSVTFGGALTRNDLNVYLAGSNIHSRMDGVYALNGDQVCDNHTRLDHAFPHCDSFEVYKGVLDGRSKGVFNGKIFVHQDAQKTDAKQTNQALLLSPHASIDTKPQLEIFADDVKCTHGATVGQLREDAMFYLRSRGIPFSEAEALLVYAFASEVLEKITVAEVRTELEQELFRKLAGAKDAAPAPTA from the coding sequence ATGGGCAACGACCTTCTCGAACGCACTCCGACCCTCCTGGGCTCCCTGCAGGAGCGGGTCCAAGCGCTCCTCGACGATTCGCCCGAGTGGCTGGCCCGTCTCCGCCGCGCCGGGGCCGATACGCACGCGGCGCTCGGGATACCCACCACCAAGCACGAGGAGTGGAAGTACACGAGCGTGCGCGGTCTGGTGGAAGCCGGTCCGTGGTCGCCCGCCCCACAGGGTTCTGTGACCCAAGCGCAACTGCAGCCCTGGACCTTCCCCGGTCTCGAGCAAACCCTGGTCGTGCTCGTGAACGGGCGCTACGCTCCGCAGCTTTCCCGACTTGGCGGAGAGGCCGCGGTCGACGTGCAGCCCCTGATCGACGCCGTCGGGGACACCCCGGAGCTGGCCACCAAGGTCGACGCCGCGACCGACGTCGCGAACCACACGTTTGCCGGCCTCAACTCGGCGCTCTTCGAGGGCGGCACCTTCCTCCGGATCCGGAAGAACCAGCGGGCGGCCAGGCCGATCCACGTCCTGCACGTCGCGACCGAGGGCGGGGCGAGCTTTCCACGCCTCCTCGTGGTATCCGAAGAGGGCAGCGACGCCTCGTTGATCGAGAGCTACGCGTCCGTTGGGGAGGCCGCAGGCTTCACCGATGCCGTGACCGAGGTCTACGTCGCCTCGAACGCCCATCTCGAACACATCAAGGTCCAGCGCGAGAACGCGGAGTCGTTCCACATCGCGCTCACCGGCGTGCGACAGGCCCCGGACAGCGCCTACAACGGCTACAGCGTCACCTTCGGGGGCGCGTTGACCCGCAACGACCTCAACGTGTACCTGGCGGGGTCGAACATCCACAGCCGCATGGACGGGGTGTACGCACTGAACGGCGATCAGGTGTGCGACAACCACACGCGCCTCGACCACGCGTTCCCGCACTGCGACAGCTTCGAGGTGTACAAGGGCGTGCTGGACGGGCGGTCCAAGGGCGTGTTCAACGGAAAGATCTTCGTGCACCAGGACGCACAGAAGACCGACGCGAAGCAAACGAACCAAGCGCTTCTGCTCTCGCCGCACGCGTCCATCGACACCAAGCCCCAGCTTGAGATCTTCGCGGACGATGTGAAGTGCACGCACGGCGCCACGGTGGGGCAGCTCCGAGAGGACGCGATGTTCTACCTGCGCTCGCGCGGCATTCCCTTCAGCGAAGCCGAGGCGCTCCTCGTGTACGCGTTCGCCAGCGAAGTGCTCGAGAAGATCACGGTCGCCGAGGTGCGTACGGAGTTGGAGCAGGAGCTGTTCCGGAAGTTGGCGGGCGCCAAGGATGCCGCACCGGCCCCGACGGCATAG
- the sufC gene encoding Fe-S cluster assembly ATPase SufC: MLEIKNLHAKIEDKEILKGIDLSVKAGEVHAIMGPNGSGKSTLAQVVAGRDEYEVTDGSIELAGQDVLDMDPEERAAAGIFLAFQYPVEIPGVSNMYFLRAAVNAIRKSRGDAPMDAMAFLKFAKEKAAALKLDAAMLNRSVNEGFSGGEKKRNEIFQMAVLEPKLCVLDETDSGLDIDALQVVASGVNALRSPDRAVVVVTHYQRLLNYIVPDFVHVLMDGRIVRSGGKELALEMEAKGYGWIQEELAASR; this comes from the coding sequence ATGCTCGAAATCAAGAATCTCCACGCAAAGATCGAGGACAAAGAGATCCTCAAGGGAATCGACCTGTCGGTGAAGGCCGGCGAGGTGCACGCCATCATGGGTCCCAACGGGTCCGGCAAGAGCACCTTGGCCCAAGTCGTGGCCGGACGCGACGAGTACGAGGTCACCGACGGCTCCATCGAACTGGCCGGGCAGGACGTGCTCGACATGGACCCCGAGGAGCGGGCGGCCGCGGGCATCTTCCTCGCCTTCCAATATCCCGTCGAAATCCCCGGCGTGTCCAACATGTACTTCCTGCGCGCCGCGGTGAACGCGATCCGCAAGAGCCGTGGCGACGCCCCGATGGACGCCATGGCGTTTCTCAAGTTCGCCAAGGAGAAGGCCGCCGCGCTCAAGCTCGACGCGGCGATGCTCAACCGCTCGGTGAACGAAGGGTTTTCCGGCGGCGAGAAGAAGCGCAACGAGATCTTCCAGATGGCCGTTCTCGAACCCAAGCTGTGCGTCCTGGACGAAACGGATTCGGGGCTCGACATCGACGCGCTCCAGGTGGTGGCTTCCGGCGTCAACGCGCTGCGGAGCCCGGATCGCGCGGTCGTGGTGGTGACCCACTACCAGCGCCTGCTGAACTACATCGTCCCCGACTTCGTGCACGTCCTGATGGATGGGCGCATCGTGCGCAGCGGCGGCAAGGAGTTGGCCCTCGAGATGGAAGCCAAGGGCTACGGCTGGATCCAGGAGGAGCTCGCGGCGAGCCGCTAG
- a CDS encoding DinB family protein: MAHLAAIWQFTRDRVRHAYNGLTDEQLAWRCPETGASIARLLYHVAGSEHYWGTRLAGRNPDEPGFDARLDSFALPKFLEDPDAISEEELTRDSVEQALARTYELFSAVVATPPNARERVTVPTPEGEVVNAREGLVRVAQGTALHAGKIWSLRSHPEFPKAA; encoded by the coding sequence ATGGCACATCTTGCGGCGATTTGGCAGTTCACGCGCGACCGGGTTCGACACGCCTACAACGGATTGACGGACGAGCAACTTGCTTGGCGCTGTCCCGAGACGGGCGCGTCGATCGCGCGGCTGCTCTATCATGTCGCGGGTTCGGAGCACTATTGGGGCACGCGCCTCGCGGGGCGGAATCCCGACGAGCCCGGGTTCGACGCCCGGCTCGATTCGTTCGCCCTTCCCAAGTTCCTCGAGGATCCCGATGCCATCTCGGAGGAGGAGCTGACCCGCGACTCGGTCGAGCAGGCGCTGGCCCGAACGTACGAGCTCTTCTCGGCCGTCGTGGCCACTCCCCCGAACGCCAGGGAGCGGGTCACCGTGCCGACGCCCGAAGGGGAGGTGGTGAATGCCCGCGAGGGGCTGGTGCGCGTCGCCCAAGGCACCGCGCTGCATGCGGGGAAGATCTGGAGCCTGCGCAGCCACCCCGAGTTCCCCAAGGCCGCGTAG
- a CDS encoding circularly permuted type 2 ATP-grasp protein: MQWISESKGFDEAFAGVENPRSHYQQVVQLLGAMSEREILRRERLQDVSLLNQGITFNVYGEDEGVERVFPFDLVPRIIPADEWKQLERGLVQRVTAINLFLLDVYTEQRCLHDGIIPWELVLTREDYRREVFGVVPPRKVFTHVVGTDLIRDDAGTYRVLEDNCRCPSGVSYVLENRNLLQRTFPELFASHPVRPVRNYPRMLLDTLAYVAPRWSQGALAVVLSPGPFNSAYFEHSFLAREMGVSLVEGRDLVVEENHVYVRTTEGKRRVEVIYRRIDDDFLDPLTFDRESILGVPGLISAYRDGNVAIANAPGAGVADDKAVYAYVPALVKYYLDEEPLLQQVPTYTGFREQDFKYMMDHLDELVVKTTSGAGGYGMLMGPFATKAEIAEYGQKMRKDPSNYIAQPLVEISSHPTHLDRAFRPRRVDLRPFILFGDRVRILPGGLTRVALREGSYVVNSSQGGGSKDTWVLEERAP; this comes from the coding sequence ATGCAGTGGATTTCAGAGAGCAAGGGCTTCGACGAGGCGTTTGCGGGGGTGGAGAACCCTCGCAGCCATTACCAGCAGGTGGTCCAGCTCCTCGGGGCCATGAGCGAGCGCGAAATCCTGCGGCGCGAGCGCCTGCAGGACGTTTCGCTTCTCAATCAGGGCATCACGTTCAACGTGTATGGCGAGGACGAGGGCGTCGAGCGCGTCTTCCCGTTCGACCTCGTTCCCAGGATCATTCCGGCCGATGAGTGGAAGCAGCTCGAACGCGGCCTTGTCCAGCGCGTCACGGCGATCAACCTCTTCCTGCTCGACGTCTACACGGAGCAGCGTTGCCTCCACGATGGGATCATCCCCTGGGAGCTTGTGCTCACGCGGGAGGATTACCGGCGCGAGGTCTTTGGCGTCGTGCCGCCGCGCAAGGTGTTCACGCACGTCGTCGGCACCGACCTCATCCGCGACGATGCGGGCACGTACCGCGTGCTGGAGGACAATTGCCGCTGCCCGAGCGGCGTTTCGTACGTCCTCGAGAACCGAAACCTCCTGCAGCGCACGTTTCCCGAACTGTTCGCCTCCCACCCCGTGCGTCCCGTGCGCAACTACCCGCGCATGCTTCTGGACACCCTCGCCTACGTCGCGCCGAGGTGGAGCCAAGGGGCGCTGGCGGTCGTGCTCAGTCCGGGGCCGTTCAACTCCGCCTACTTCGAACACTCGTTCCTCGCCCGCGAGATGGGGGTCAGCCTGGTGGAGGGGCGCGACCTCGTCGTCGAGGAGAACCACGTCTATGTCCGCACTACCGAGGGAAAACGCCGCGTCGAGGTGATCTACCGTCGCATCGACGACGATTTCCTCGACCCGCTCACCTTCGATCGCGAGAGCATCTTGGGCGTTCCGGGGCTGATCAGCGCGTACCGCGACGGCAACGTCGCCATCGCCAACGCGCCGGGCGCGGGCGTGGCGGACGACAAGGCGGTCTACGCCTATGTTCCTGCGCTGGTCAAGTACTACCTGGACGAGGAACCGCTGCTGCAGCAGGTTCCAACCTATACGGGCTTCCGCGAGCAGGACTTCAAGTACATGATGGACCATCTCGACGAGCTGGTCGTCAAGACCACGAGCGGCGCGGGCGGGTACGGCATGCTGATGGGACCCTTCGCCACGAAGGCTGAAATCGCCGAGTACGGTCAGAAGATGCGGAAGGACCCTTCGAACTACATCGCGCAGCCGCTCGTGGAGATCTCCAGCCACCCCACGCACCTCGATCGTGCGTTCCGTCCCCGGCGGGTGGACCTTCGACCGTTCATCCTGTTCGGCGACCGCGTCCGCATCCTTCCGGGAGGGCTGACCCGCGTCGCTTTGCGCGAAGGGTCGTATGTGGTGAACTCCTCGCAGGGCGGGGGAAGCAAGGATACGTGGGTGCTCGAGGAGCGTGCGCCATGA